GCCCCGCACATCGTGCTCGTCGGTCACGGTTGCGGCTTCGGCTTCCATCGCGGCCCCTACGGCGGCTGCGTCGCCAACGGCTACGTCCGCCGCGTCGTCTATCCCTGCCGCCGCGTGTGGACGGCGTTCGGCTGGCGCCGCATCTGCCGCTGACCGGTAGACCGGAGCGCCGGGCCCAAAGGTCCGGCGCCCGGTCCCCGTCACATCGGCGGCATCTTGTCGAAGGTCGGGAGCCCTTCCGGGATCTGGTGGAAGGCCTGCTTGTCGCTCGCGAAGATCGCGAGATGCGGGCCCTCGAACGCAGCCGGGTCGTCGAGCGTGCCGACCTTGATGAAGATCACCTCGGGCATCGGCTCGGCCTTGGTGACGAGCTGCACGCCGCAGGTTGGGCAGAACTCGCGCTCTGCCTTGAAGACCGGGGCATCGTCGCGCGCGAACGCGCTCGGCTTGCCCTTCGTGTAGCTGAAGCCCGCCGCTGGCATCGCAATGAAGATGTTGGGCCCGCCACCGGCGAAATGCTGGCACTGGCGGCAGTGACACTGCCCCTTCATCGCCGGCTCGCCTTCGGCGACGTAGCGCACCGCCCCGCAGAAGCATCCGCCTTCCAGCTTCATCGCTTGTCCTCCCAGCCTCGAACGGCCTAGCGCACCGCGCCGCGCTGGAAGGCCGAGGTCAAGCACGAAAGCGCTGCTTCACGCCAAAGAGGGAGAACATCAGTCTCCCGCCAGCACCATGTCGTCACGGTGGATCAGCTCGGCCCGGCCTGGGGCACCGAGCACCTGCTCGATCTCGGCCGAGCGGCGCCCGATGATGAGTGCCGCCTTCTCGGCGGAATAGTTCACGAGCCCGCGCCCGATCTCGCCGGTTTCGGTGCGGATCAGCACGCAGTCGCCGCGCTTGAACACACCGTCGATCTGCTTCACGCCCGCCGGCAGCAGCGAGCTGCCGCCCTGGATCGCCTTGGCGGCGCCGGCGTCGACGTGGAGCGTGCCGCGCGGCTCGACCTGACCCGCAATCCACTTCTTCCGCGCTGTGACGGGGTTCGAGGGCGAGAGAAACCAGGTGCAGGGGCCGCCGTCGACCAGCCGCTTGACGGGATGTGCGATGCGGCCGTCGGCGATCAGCATCGTGGTGCCGCCCGTCGTCGCGATCTTTCCGGCCTCGATCTTGGTGCGCATGCCGCCGCGCGACAGTAGCGAGGCGGCGCCGCCGGCCATCGCCTCGATCTCGGCGGTGATGCGCGGTACCACGGGCACCAGCGTCGCAGCGGGGTTCAGCGCCGGCGGCGCCGTGTAGAGCCCGGTGATGTCGGAGAGCAGGATGAGAAGGTCCGCCGACGCCATCGTGGCGATGCGCGCGGCGAGCCGGTCGTTGTCGCCGAAGCGGATCTCGGACGTCGCGACGCTGTCGTTCTCGTTGAGGACGGGCACGGCTCGCATCGCGAGAAGCCGCGCGATGGTCGCGCGTGCGTTGAGGTAGCGACGGCGCTCCTCGGTATCCATGAAGGTGACGAGGATCTGCCCGGCGGTGATGCCGACGGCGCCCAGCGCCTCCGCCCAGGTGCGGGCGAGGGCGATCTGCCCGACGGCGGCCGCCGCCTGGCTGTCCTCGAGCTTCAGCGCGCCGCCCGGCAGGCCGAGCACCCGGCGGCCGAGCGCGATGGCGCCGGAGGAAACGACCATCACCTCGGCGCCGCGATCCTGCAGCGCGGCGATGTCGGCCGCGAGCGCGTCGAGCCAGGCGCGCCGGACGCCTTCCGCGTCAACGAGCAGCGACGAGCCGACCTTCACGACGATGCGATGGAAGTCGGAGATTCGGGGGAGCGCGAAGGCAGTCATGCGTCTCTCTAGCGTCCGGCCGTCGCGACGCCAGCATCATTGTGCGCGCGATCGGCCCAAGCCGGCCTCACGGTTGCCGATGCTGTACCTGCGTCCAATGACACAGCAACGCTGAGTTCTTTGGCGTGCGGTGCCCGTATTTTGCGAGGGACCGACAAATATTGTCCGACGCGAGAACTATCGCGACGGTGTCGTGTTGGGCGGCGGTCGTTCATCGAGCGGAGAGCCTGCATGGCCAAGGAAAAGAACCTTCACGACGCCTTCTACGAGACGCTGAAGGACGTCTATTACGCCGAAAAGCAGTCGGTGAAAGCCTGCAAGAAATCGGCGAAGAGCGCTCAGGCGCCCGAGCTCAAGTCGGCGTTCGAGGAGCATGCCGAGATGAGCACGCACCAGGTCGAGCGGCTGGAGCAGGTGTTCGAGCTGATCGGCAAGGCGCCGCGTGCCAAGACCTGCGAGGCGATGTCTGGCATCGTGTCGGAGATGGAGGAAGACCTCGAGGAGTTCGGCGGCACCTCGGCGGGCGATGCCGTGCTGATCGGCTGCGCGCAGGCGGTCGAGCACTACGAGATCGCCCGCTACGGCATGCTCAAGACCTGGGCGCAGCACCTCGGGCTCAAGGATGCGGTCAAGCTGCTCGGCCAGACGCTCGAGGAAGAGAAGGCGACCGACGCCAAGCTCACCAAGGTCGCCGAGTCGCTCAACGCCGAAGCCGCCGCCTGAGGCTCACGAATAGCGGGAGGCGGTGCGCCGCCTTCCGCGCCTACGGTCACGCGCCCTTGGGGCGGAAGGCGATGATCTCGCTCGGGTTTGTCTCGAGTCGCGCCGCGCCCATCACGTCGAGGCAGTAGGGGATCGCCGGAAAGACCGCGTCGAGACAGGTGACGATCGAGCCGGGCTTGCCGGGCAGATTGACGATCAGGCAGGCGCCGCGCTGCGCCGCGATCTGCCGCGACAGGATCGCGGTCGGCACCTCGCGCAGGCTCACCTGCCGCATCAGCTCGCCGAAGCCGGAGTAGACGCGCGGCGCGGCGGCAAGTGTCGCCTCGGGCGTGAGGTCGCGCGCCGATGGGCCGGTGCCCCCCGTCGTCAGCACGAGGTCGCAACCCTCGTCGTCGACCAGCGCGATCAGCGTGTCGCGCACGCTCTCGAACCCATCCGGCACGATCCTGCGCAGCACCGTGAACTCGCTGGTCAGCGTGCGGCGGAGATACGCCTCGATCGCCGGGCCGCTTTCGTCTTTATAAACCCCAGCGCTGGCGCGGTCGGACGCCGTGACGACGCCTATGCGAGCGGCCCGTGGCGCGTCGTTCACGCGACACCCTCGACGATGACGATGTCGCCGACCGAGACGGGCAGCCGGTGCTCGCGCGCCTTCTGATAGGTGTCGGAGTTGTAGCAGTCGAGCGCGTGCTGCACGCTGGGGAACTCGATCACGACGTTGCGCTCGCGCGCCTGGCCTTCCATCGCCTGATGCGGGCCGCCGCGTACCAGGAAGAGCGCCTCGTGCTCCGCGAAGGCCGAAGCGCCCGCTTCGAGATATTTTTTGTACTCGGTCATGTCGCGCACGTCGTAGCGGGCGATCCAGTAGCCCTTGCCGCCCGACTGGGCCGGTCGCGCCTTCACCGCGCCCTCGACGATGACGACCTCGCCTTCGGCGACCGGCACGCGGTGCTGGCGCGCGGCCTGGTAGGTCTCGGACTGGTAGCAGGCATAGGCGTCCGCGAGCGTCGGGAACTCGATGACGACGTTGCGCGTGCGCATCTCGCCTTCCATCAGCTGTGCCTTGCCGCCGCGCACGAGGAAGCGAGCGCCGGCCTCGGCATAGGCCGGCCCCGCCGCCTCGGCGTACTTCTTGTAGGCGGCCGGCGCGTTCTCGGGGTCGGTCATGTCGAAGCGGGCGATGAGGTAGCCGTTCATGGAAGCGATCATCCGGTGGGGCCGCGCGGGCGCGAGCCAGGGCGATTACGGGGCTTGGGGCCGGATGGAAAGAGGCTGCGGCGCACGAAAGTTGCGCGGGGCCGCCTCCTACATTTCGGCGACGAGCCGACCGAACGCCGCAACGAGCCCCTGGTCGAGCTTGCCGCCCATCGCGACGAGCATGGCCTGCGCCTGCGCCGGGGCGATCGGCGGCTTGTAGGTCCGCCGCTCGACCAGCGCCGCATAGATGTCGCAGACGGTCACCAGCCGCACGAAATCCGGGATCTGCGACGCGCGCAGGCGATCGGGATAGCCCGACCCGTCGAGATATTCGTGATGGTGGCGCACGACGGCGAGCACGCGGGCGTCGATGCCGCGCTGGCCGGTCAACAGGGCGTGGCCGTCGGCGGGATGGCGCCTGATGAGCGCCATCTCGTCTGCCGACAGCAGCCCCGTCTTGTGCAGGATGTGACGCGGGATCGACGCCTTGCCGATGTCGTGGACGAGGGCGGCCTGCGCCAGCATCTTCTGGCTGCCGGGCGCAATGCCGAGGCGTGACGCGAAGCCGGCGACGAGCCCGGCTACCAGGAGGCAATGCTGGTACGTGAGGTCGTCGTGGCGGCGCACGAAGTCGAGCCACTGGCGGATGCCGGTGCGCCGCATCGAGGTGACGAGCCGCTCCGCGCCCTGGTCGAGCAGCCCGAGCGGGATCTGCCGGTTCTCCTTCGCCGCCTGCATGAGCTCGACGAGCGCGGCGCCGATCTCCGCGACGTCCGCCTCGAGAACGCTTTCCGTGCGCGCGGTCTGCGGCGCCGGGTCCACCACGACCTCCGCCATGCGTCGTGCGGCGGCGATGATCTGGTCGTCGGAGGCGTCGCTCGGCAGGAGCGCGGTCGCGCCAAGCGCCTCGGCCTGGGTCGAGGCGTACAGGCTCGAATCCCGCATCAGGAAGAGGACGGGAATGCGCGGGTCGGTGCGATGATGGCTCAGCGCCTCGCGCAGCTGCTCGGTGGTCTCCGGATCGAAGGAGGCGAGACAGGCGATGGCCGAATGCTCGGGCTTGTGCTTGAGAGCGTCGTCGAGGGCGACCACCTCGCAGGCCTGGGCTGCGCCGAGCGCACGCTGCAGCCGCTGGCCTTCCCCGGCATCGTCCGTCAGCAGCAGCACCTTGGGCCCCCGTTGATATTCAACAGGCTTTGTGCCGGGATGCGAGTTAACAAAGGCCGATGCGGGAGAACGCTGTTCAGCTCTCGTCGACCGCATGATTAACGACGCCGGAACCGCCGGCGGAGCTTGACCAGCAGCGCGCGCTCTTGTATTGGCCCCGCTTCCCCGAATGTCGCGGATTTATCGAAGGTCGTCACCCTATGTCGCGCCGTTGCGAATTGACCGGCAAGGCCGTCCAGGCCGGCAACGTGGTCAGCCACTCCAACCGGAAGACGCGTACGCGCTTCCTGCCGAACCTCTGCAACGTGACGCTCGCGTCCGAGACGCTCGAGCGCTCCATCCGCGTGCGCGTCGCTGCGGCCTCGCTGCGCTCCGTGGAGCATCGCGGCGGCCTCGATGCGTTCCTGATCAAAGCGCGCGACGAGGAGCTGTCGCCGAACATGCGCATCATCAAGCGCGAGATCGCCAAGAAGCGCGCGGCGGCCGCCTCCGCGTAAGCGGCTGCGACGAGCCCGCTGAACCGACGAAGGCCGCGCGAGCGGCCTTTTTCATATCTCCTGCTCGCCCTCGATCTTCCGCAGGCTGCAGCCGGTGATGCGCCAGGCGCCGCCGGTCTGCTCGAAGGAGTAGATCGCGGTCCAGATCGTGCCGTCGGCAGCGACTACCGTCACGGTCTGCAGCGGCCCATGCGGCGAGGCGTCGACCGCGCCGAAGGTCGTGCGCTTCGGGTGGATCAGCGCGGCGTAGTGCTGGTGCACCATCGCCAGAAACGCGGGGCCGTTGGGAAACTTCTGGCGGATGCCGTCGGCCGCGAAGGACTCGGCCTTGTCGCCGTCCTCGTGCTCCAGCGCGTCGAGCTGCCCGGTGATGATGTGCTGGATCGCCGCTTTCGTCGCCTCGTCGACGTCGCCATCCGCCGCCAAGGCGGGCGCCGCGAAGAGACCAAGCGCGATGGGGATCGCGAGACGAAGCCTGCGCATACGCGAACTCCCTATTCGTATGCCGCGAGTTTAGGCCGCATTTCCCTTGCGCGCGAGAGATTGTCGAGGCCGCCGTCCTTCACAGGTATGGGTTGTATCGGCGCAGGCTCAACCGCGGAGGACGGATGATCGATCGACGACACATTTTGGGCGCCGCGGGGGCTCTCGCGGTGACGCTGCAGCCCGGCGGCGTGGCGCTGGCGCAGTTGCCGGCCGGCGGCCAGCCGACCGCCGCGCCTCGTGCTGCGCTGACTGCCGCCTGGGTGAACTTCGAGTACGCCATCACGTGGGAGCGGATGAACACGCTCCAGGACGTCATGACCACGCTGGTCGATCGCAAGATCACCGACATCACGCTGATGCTCTCGTCATCGGGCGGAGATCTCGCGGCGGGGCTGAGCACCTACAATTTCCTGCGCGCCCTGGGCATCAGGCTCACGACGTACAACATCGGCAACGTCTATTCGGCCGCGATGCTGCTCTACCTTGCCGGCGAGCGGCGCGTGGTCGAGCCCAGCGGCCAATTCCTGATCCATGCGCCGTCTGCGGGCACCGTGATCGGCTCGCTCTCCGAGGCGCAGCTCGGCGACCGCGTCGAGTCCTTGAAGCTCGACACGGACCGCCTGCGAAACCTGCTGCTCGAGCGCACGCGCATCGGCAAGGAGGCCGTGCAGGCGATGACGGAAAAGACGACCTTCCTCGACGCGACAAAGGCGGCGCAGCTCGGGATCGCAACGGAGGTCGGCCATCTGGTGCGGCCGGCGGCGGCGCCGCTCGTCAGCATCTCCCAGTCGACCTACCACGGGCCGGCCCCGGCCGCCGCGGCAACGGCGACGCCCGCCCAGCCGTGACGCTCAGTAGGGCAGGTTGAAAACCCGCGCCGGTACCAGCTCGCCGCCTTCGATCGCGCCGACGGCTACGACGACGCCCGAGCAGGCGGCGTAGGCCTGCCCGTCCACGGGCGCATCGGCGCCGCGCAGGATCATCGCCTGGCCGCGCCGCAGCCGCGTCGCATCGGAGCGGTCGACCAGGATGCGGGTCAGCTCGCTCAGGCCCGCCTCGACCCGTCGCAAGGAGGCTGCCGCGACCTCCGGCGTCTCGAGGGCGCCGAGCGGCACGGCATCGGCTTCGTGGAAGGGGCCCACCCGCGTCCGGCGTAGCGCGGTCACGTGGCCGTGGCAGCCGAGCGCGCGGCCGAGGTCGCGAGCGATGGCGCGGACGTAGGTGCCCTTGCCGCAGCGCGTCTCGAAGACGGTGCTGTCGCCGTCCGACGACACGATCTCGAGGGCGTCGATCGTCACCTCGCGCGGTCGCAGCTCCACGGTCGCGCCGCCGCGGGCGAGGTCGTAGGCGCGCTCGCCGGCGATCTTGATCGCCGAATAGGCGGGCGGCGTCTGAAGGATGGTGCCGATGAAGCGCGGCAGCAGCGCCTCGATCTCGTCGCGTGCCGGCCGCTTGTCCGAGGTCGCGACGACTGTGCCGTCGGAATCGTCGGTGTCGGTCTCGGCGCCCCAGGTGACGGTGAAGCGGTAGCCTTTCTCGCCGTCCTGCACAAAGGGCACGGTCTTCGTCGCCTCGCCGAACGCGACGGGCAGGATGCCGGAGGCCAGCGGGTCGAGCGTGCCGGCGTGGCCGGCCTTCTTGCCGTTGTAGATGCGCTTCAGGCGCGACACGGCATGCGTCGACGTCACGCCGACGGGCTTGTCGAGCACGACCCAGCCGTTGACCTCGACGCGCTTGGAGCGCGGCTGCTGGGGCTTCGGTGCAAGGGGCTCGCTCATTCGCTTTTGTCGTCGCCTTCGTGCGACTCGAGATCGCGCTTCACTTCAGGCGAGTCGAGCAGCGCGTCGATCTTCGCGCCGTACTCGAAGCTGTCGTCGACCTTGAAGCGCAGGTCGGGGGCGAACTTCATCGCGACGCGATGCGCGATCTCGGTGCGCAGCGCCTTGCGGTTGCGCTCGAGCGCCTCCATCACCGGCGCGACGTCGCGGCCGCCGAGCGGCATCACGAAGGCGGTCGCGAGCTTGAGGTCGGGGCTCATGCGCACGCCGGGCACGGTGACGACGTGGCCGTCCAGCACTGGGTCGTTGAGCGCGCCGCGCGAGAGAAGGTCGGAGAGCGCGTGGCGGATCAGTTCGCCCACGCGCAGCATGCGCTGGGACGGGGCGCCGCCCTGCTGATGATGACTTCGGGACATGGCTGGACCGAACTGTTCAAGCGGACGCCTAGAGCGTCCGCTTGATCTCCGTCACGTTGTAGCACTCGATGATGTCGCCGACGCGCATGTCCTGGTAGTTCTCGAAGGCCATGCCGCACTCCTGGCCGGCGACGACGTCCTTGACCTCGTCCTTGAAGCGCTTGAGCGTCGAGAGCCTGCCCTCGTGCACGACGACGCTGTCGCGGATGAGGCGCACGTGCGCGCCACGCTCCACCTTGCCGTCGGTGACGCGGCAACCGGCGATCTTGCCGACCTTCGAGATGTTGAAGATCTCGAGGATCTGCGCGTTGCCGAGCATGTCCTCGCGCAGCGTCGGATCGAGCATGCCCGACATCGCCGCCTTCACGTCGTCTACGAGGTTGTAGATGATGTTGTAGTAGCGGATCTCGATGCCGGCCTGCTCGGCGGCGGTGCGGGCCTCCTTCAGCGCACGGACGTTGAAGCCGATGATCACCGCCTTCGACGCCTCGGCGAGCGTGACGTCGGACTCGGTGACGCCGCCGACCCCGGCCTGAAGCACGCGGACCGCCACCTCGTCGGTGTTCATGTCCTCGAGCGTCGAGACGATCGCCTCAGCCGAGCCCTGCACGTCGGCCTTGATGACGACCGGGAATTCCTTCTTCCCGGCAGTCTTCAGCTGGCTCATCATGTCGACGAGCGACGAGCGGGCGCCGCCCACGCGAGCCGCTGCCTTCTCGCGCTTCTGGCGCTCGCGGTAGTCGGTGATCTCGCGGGCACGCGCCTCGCTTTCGACCACGCCGACGCGATCGCCGGCCTCGGGCGAGCCCGAGAAGCCGAGGATCTCGACCGGGAACGACGGTCCGGCGGCGGTGACGTGCTCGCCCTTGTCGTCGAGCAGGGCGCGAACCTTGCCCCATTGCGTGCCGCCGACCACAAGGTCGCCGACGCGCAACGTGCCGCGCTGCACGAGCACGGTGGCGACGGGGCCGCGGCCGCGGTCGAGCCGCGACTCCACGACGGTGCCCTCGGCCGGGCGATCGGGATTGGCCTTCAGGTCGAGCACCTCGGCCTGCAGCGTGATCGCCTCGAGCAGCTTGTCGAGATTGGTCTTCTTGAGCGCCGAGACCTCGACCTCGAGGATGTCGCCGCCCAGGCTCTCGACCTGGATCTCGTACTGGGTCAGCTCGCCGCGCACGCGCTCGGGCTTGGCCTCCGGCTTATCGATCTTGTTGATCGCGACGATGATCGGCACGCCCGCCGCCTTGGCATGAGCGATTGCCTCCTTCGTCTGCGGCATGACGCCGTCGTCGGCCGCCACCACCAGCACCACGATGTCGGTCACCTTGGCGCCGCGGGCCCGCATCTGCGTGAAGGCGGCGTGGCCAGGGGTGTCGATGAAGGTGATCGGCTGCCCCTCGGGCGTCGTCACCTGGTAGGCGCCGATGTGCTGCGTGATGCCGCCGGCCTCGCCCGACTGGACGTTGGCGTGGCGCAGCGCGTCGAGCAGCGAGGTCTTGCCGTGATCGACGTGGCCCATGATCGTGACGACCGGGGGGCGCGGCAGCAGGTGCGAGTCGTCGTCGGGCGAGTCGAACAGGCCCTCCTCGACGTCGGACTCGGCGACGCGCTTGACGGTGTGGCCGAGCTCCTCGGCGATCAGCTGGGCGGTGTCGGCATCGATCACATCGTTGATCGTCGCCATCTGGCCCTGCTTCATCAGCAGCTTGATGACGTCGACGGCTCGCTCCGACATGCGGTTTGCGAGCTCCTGGATGGTGATCGTCTCGGGCAGCGTGATCTCGCGCGCGATCTTCTCCTTGTGCTCGGTCTGGTGGCCCTTGAGGCGCTGCGTGCGGCGACGGAACGAGGCGACGGAGCGCGTGCGCTCCTCGGCCGCATCGCCGGTCGCGCTGGCGACGGTCAGGCGGCCGCGATCCTTCTGCGGGCCGCTCGGGCGGGTGCTGGGACGCGCCGGCATGACGACCTTGGTCGGCAGCCCGGGGCGGCGGATGATGCGCTTGCCGTCCTCTTCCTCGACCGGACGCGGCGCGGCAGGCGTGAGCGACGCCGACGGCGCGCTCGGCCGCGGGCCGCTGGGGCTCGGGCGGTAGCCGCTCGGCGCGGACGACGGAGCGGACGAGGGCCGGCGATAGTTGCTCGGGGGCGCCACGGGCGCGGGCTCGCCGCCGGATAGGCGACGGGTCGCCTCCTGCTCGGCGCGGCGCTTGGCTTCCTGCTCCTGCAGGCGGCGGGCTTCCTCTTCCTTCTTGCGGGCCTCGGCGGCGGCGCGCTCCTCGCGCTCACGCTCCTCGCGCTCGGCGCGGGCACGCGCCTCCTGCTCGGCCCGGCGACGATCGTCCTCCTCGCGCTCCTTTGCGCCGGAGAGGGCCTTGGCGCGGGCCTCGCGCTCTTCCTCGGTGAG
This Beijerinckiaceae bacterium RH AL1 DNA region includes the following protein-coding sequences:
- a CDS encoding exported protein of unknown function (ID:RHAL1_00043;~source:Prodigal:2.6) → MRNIILAAAAAASLSLGLGSTDADARPLVVVERTVAPHIVLVGHGCGFGFHRGPYGGCVANGYVRRVVYPCRRVWTAFGWRRICR
- a CDS encoding hypothetical protein (ID:RHAL1_00044;~conserved protein of unknown function;~source:Prodigal:2.6) → MKLEGGCFCGAVRYVAEGEPAMKGQCHCRQCQHFAGGGPNIFIAMPAAGFSYTKGKPSAFARDDAPVFKAEREFCPTCGVQLVTKAEPMPEVIFIKVGTLDDPAAFEGPHLAIFASDKQAFHQIPEGLPTFDKMPPM
- the proB gene encoding Glutamate 5-kinase (ID:RHAL1_00045;~source:Prodigal:2.6), translated to MTAFALPRISDFHRIVVKVGSSLLVDAEGVRRAWLDALAADIAALQDRGAEVMVVSSGAIALGRRVLGLPGGALKLEDSQAAAAVGQIALARTWAEALGAVGITAGQILVTFMDTEERRRYLNARATIARLLAMRAVPVLNENDSVATSEIRFGDNDRLAARIATMASADLLILLSDITGLYTAPPALNPAATLVPVVPRITAEIEAMAGGAASLLSRGGMRTKIEAGKIATTGGTTMLIADGRIAHPVKRLVDGGPCTWFLSPSNPVTARKKWIAGQVEPRGTLHVDAGAAKAIQGGSSLLPAGVKQIDGVFKRGDCVLIRTETGEIGRGLVNYSAEKAALIIGRRSAEIEQVLGAPGRAELIHRDDMVLAGD
- the yciF gene encoding Protein YciF (ID:RHAL1_00046;~source:Prodigal:2.6); the protein is MAKEKNLHDAFYETLKDVYYAEKQSVKACKKSAKSAQAPELKSAFEEHAEMSTHQVERLEQVFELIGKAPRAKTCEAMSGIVSEMEEDLEEFGGTSAGDAVLIGCAQAVEHYEIARYGMLKTWAQHLGLKDAVKLLGQTLEEEKATDAKLTKVAESLNAEAAA
- the mog gene encoding Molybdopterin adenylyltransferase (ID:RHAL1_00047;~source:Prodigal:2.6); amino-acid sequence: MNDAPRAARIGVVTASDRASAGVYKDESGPAIEAYLRRTLTSEFTVLRRIVPDGFESVRDTLIALVDDEGCDLVLTTGGTGPSARDLTPEATLAAAPRVYSGFGELMRQVSLREVPTAILSRQIAAQRGACLIVNLPGKPGSIVTCLDAVFPAIPYCLDVMGAARLETNPSEIIAFRPKGA
- a CDS encoding hypothetical protein (ID:RHAL1_00048;~conserved protein of unknown function;~source:Prodigal:2.6) — translated: MNGYLIARFDMTDPENAPAAYKKYAEAAGPAYAEAGARFLVRGGKAQLMEGEMRTRNVVIEFPTLADAYACYQSETYQAARQHRVPVAEGEVVIVEGAVKARPAQSGGKGYWIARYDVRDMTEYKKYLEAGASAFAEHEALFLVRGGPHQAMEGQARERNVVIEFPSVQHALDCYNSDTYQKAREHRLPVSVGDIVIVEGVA
- a CDS encoding hypothetical protein (ID:RHAL1_00049;~conserved protein of unknown function;~source:Prodigal:2.6), yielding MLLLTDDAGEGQRLQRALGAAQACEVVALDDALKHKPEHSAIACLASFDPETTEQLREALSHHRTDPRIPVLFLMRDSSLYASTQAEALGATALLPSDASDDQIIAAARRMAEVVVDPAPQTARTESVLEADVAEIGAALVELMQAAKENRQIPLGLLDQGAERLVTSMRRTGIRQWLDFVRRHDDLTYQHCLLVAGLVAGFASRLGIAPGSQKMLAQAALVHDIGKASIPRHILHKTGLLSADEMALIRRHPADGHALLTGQRGIDARVLAVVRHHHEYLDGSGYPDRLRASQIPDFVRLVTVCDIYAALVERRTYKPPIAPAQAQAMLVAMGGKLDQGLVAAFGRLVAEM
- the rpmB gene encoding 50S ribosomal protein L28 (ID:RHAL1_00050;~source:Prodigal:2.6), with translation MSRRCELTGKAVQAGNVVSHSNRKTRTRFLPNLCNVTLASETLERSIRVRVAAASLRSVEHRGGLDAFLIKARDEELSPNMRIIKREIAKKRAAAASA
- a CDS encoding Head assembly protein (ID:RHAL1_00051;~source:Prodigal:2.6), whose protein sequence is MRRLRLAIPIALGLFAAPALAADGDVDEATKAAIQHIITGQLDALEHEDGDKAESFAADGIRQKFPNGPAFLAMVHQHYAALIHPKRTTFGAVDASPHGPLQTVTVVAADGTIWTAIYSFEQTGGAWRITGCSLRKIEGEQEI
- a CDS encoding protein of unknown function (ID:RHAL1_00052;~source:Prodigal:2.6); this translates as MIDRRHILGAAGALAVTLQPGGVALAQLPAGGQPTAAPRAALTAAWVNFEYAITWERMNTLQDVMTTLVDRKITDITLMLSSSGGDLAAGLSTYNFLRALGIRLTTYNIGNVYSAAMLLYLAGERRVVEPSGQFLIHAPSAGTVIGSLSEAQLGDRVESLKLDTDRLRNLLLERTRIGKEAVQAMTEKTTFLDATKAAQLGIATEVGHLVRPAAAPLVSISQSTYHGPAPAAAATATPAQP
- the truB gene encoding tRNA pseudouridine synthase B (ID:RHAL1_00053;~source:Prodigal:2.6), yielding MSEPLAPKPQQPRSKRVEVNGWVVLDKPVGVTSTHAVSRLKRIYNGKKAGHAGTLDPLASGILPVAFGEATKTVPFVQDGEKGYRFTVTWGAETDTDDSDGTVVATSDKRPARDEIEALLPRFIGTILQTPPAYSAIKIAGERAYDLARGGATVELRPREVTIDALEIVSSDGDSTVFETRCGKGTYVRAIARDLGRALGCHGHVTALRRTRVGPFHEADAVPLGALETPEVAAASLRRVEAGLSELTRILVDRSDATRLRRGQAMILRGADAPVDGQAYAACSGVVVAVGAIEGGELVPARVFNLPY
- the rbfA gene encoding Ribosome-binding factor A (ID:RHAL1_00054;~source:Prodigal:2.6), which produces MLRVGELIRHALSDLLSRGALNDPVLDGHVVTVPGVRMSPDLKLATAFVMPLGGRDVAPVMEALERNRKALRTEIAHRVAMKFAPDLRFKVDDSFEYGAKIDALLDSPEVKRDLESHEGDDKSE
- the infB gene encoding translation initiation factor IF-2 (ID:RHAL1_00055;~source:Prodigal:2.6), which translates into the protein MNEPKTPPKTLSLKRPVEAGVVKQSFSHGRTKTVVVEMKKSRTLAPTKPPVREAAPAPVAKAPPPKPAPAAPAPAAAPARPQTAAPARPQAAAPAVPAPAAEAPRQAAPRSPSGVVLRTLTEEEREARAKALSGAKEREEDDRRRAEQEARARAEREEREREERAAAEARKKEEEARRLQEQEAKRRAEQEATRRLSGGEPAPVAPPSNYRRPSSAPSSAPSGYRPSPSGPRPSAPSASLTPAAPRPVEEEDGKRIIRRPGLPTKVVMPARPSTRPSGPQKDRGRLTVASATGDAAEERTRSVASFRRRTQRLKGHQTEHKEKIAREITLPETITIQELANRMSERAVDVIKLLMKQGQMATINDVIDADTAQLIAEELGHTVKRVAESDVEEGLFDSPDDDSHLLPRPPVVTIMGHVDHGKTSLLDALRHANVQSGEAGGITQHIGAYQVTTPEGQPITFIDTPGHAAFTQMRARGAKVTDIVVLVVAADDGVMPQTKEAIAHAKAAGVPIIVAINKIDKPEAKPERVRGELTQYEIQVESLGGDILEVEVSALKKTNLDKLLEAITLQAEVLDLKANPDRPAEGTVVESRLDRGRGPVATVLVQRGTLRVGDLVVGGTQWGKVRALLDDKGEHVTAAGPSFPVEILGFSGSPEAGDRVGVVESEARAREITDYRERQKREKAAARVGGARSSLVDMMSQLKTAGKKEFPVVIKADVQGSAEAIVSTLEDMNTDEVAVRVLQAGVGGVTESDVTLAEASKAVIIGFNVRALKEARTAAEQAGIEIRYYNIIYNLVDDVKAAMSGMLDPTLREDMLGNAQILEIFNISKVGKIAGCRVTDGKVERGAHVRLIRDSVVVHEGRLSTLKRFKDEVKDVVAGQECGMAFENYQDMRVGDIIECYNVTEIKRTL